A genomic window from Streptomyces sp. HUAS YS2 includes:
- a CDS encoding cobalt-precorrin-6A reductase, with translation MHVLILGGTAEARALAGLLAPQVRVTSSLAGRVANPRLPEGEVRIGGFGGPDGLARWIGEHGVDRVIDATHPFAERISFNAARAAAAAHVPLLALRRPGWVPVEGDDWHEVGSLEEAAAALDGLGQRVFLTTGRMGLAAFADRPQWFLVRSVDAPEPPMPARTEVLLDRGPFTLDGERELLRAHGIDVLVTKDSGAAATAPKLAAAREAGMPVVVVRRPPVPAGVETAGSVAEAAAWVTRTN, from the coding sequence GTGCACGTTCTCATTCTCGGCGGGACCGCCGAGGCCCGCGCCCTCGCCGGGCTGCTGGCCCCGCAGGTGCGGGTCACCAGCTCGCTCGCCGGGCGGGTGGCGAACCCGCGCCTCCCCGAGGGCGAGGTGCGGATCGGCGGCTTCGGCGGCCCGGACGGGCTCGCGCGGTGGATCGGCGAGCACGGAGTGGACCGGGTCATCGACGCCACGCACCCCTTCGCCGAGCGGATCAGTTTCAACGCGGCCCGGGCGGCCGCTGCCGCCCATGTTCCCCTGCTCGCGCTGCGCCGCCCCGGCTGGGTCCCGGTCGAGGGCGACGACTGGCACGAGGTCGGCTCGCTGGAGGAGGCGGCGGCGGCACTGGACGGGCTCGGACAGCGCGTGTTCCTCACGACCGGCCGCATGGGGCTCGCCGCCTTCGCGGACCGCCCGCAGTGGTTCCTCGTCCGGTCTGTGGACGCCCCGGAGCCGCCGATGCCGGCCCGCACCGAAGTGCTCCTGGACCGGGGCCCGTTCACCCTCGACGGCGAGCGGGAACTCCTGCGCGCCCACGGCATCGACGTGCTCGTGACCAAGGACAGCGGGGCCGCCGCGACCGCCCCGAAGCTCGCCGCGGCCCGCGAGGCGGGAATGCCGGTCGTCGTCGTCCGCCGCCCGCCGGTGCCGGCGGGCGTGGAAACGGCCGGCTCCGTGGCGGAGGCGGCCGCTTGGGTCACGCGTACGAACTAG
- a CDS encoding type II toxin-antitoxin system Phd/YefM family antitoxin, with amino-acid sequence MSEPVIESMAEVRKHLADVIDRARRDETPTIITRRGRQEAVVIDIAEYERMRRLADDAEDAWLNRLADRAEAEGLDGSVSLEEMAAALRDHHA; translated from the coding sequence ATGAGCGAGCCTGTGATCGAGTCCATGGCCGAGGTCCGCAAGCACCTCGCGGACGTCATAGACCGTGCCCGAAGGGACGAGACGCCCACGATCATCACGCGCCGCGGCAGGCAGGAAGCCGTCGTCATCGACATCGCGGAGTACGAGCGGATGCGCCGACTCGCGGACGACGCCGAGGACGCCTGGCTGAACCGCCTCGCCGACCGGGCGGAGGCCGAGGGCCTCGACGGGTCGGTGTCCCTGGAAGAGATGGCCGCGGCCCTCCGCGACCATCACGCCTGA
- a CDS encoding type II toxin-antitoxin system RelE/ParE family toxin, whose amino-acid sequence MGYVTRFTPHAQRDLLKIPLTDARRILHRLTELQQALTAGDIAALDVKALQGHDTRWRLRVGDYRVVYTVENGRLVVWVLTVAHRRDVYRGL is encoded by the coding sequence ATGGGCTACGTCACGCGGTTCACTCCGCACGCGCAGCGAGACCTGCTCAAGATTCCACTCACGGACGCCCGGCGGATCCTCCACCGCCTCACCGAGCTGCAACAGGCGCTGACCGCCGGTGACATCGCGGCTCTGGACGTCAAGGCGCTCCAGGGCCACGACACACGTTGGCGCTTGAGAGTCGGCGACTACCGAGTGGTGTACACCGTCGAGAACGGCCGGCTCGTCGTCTGGGTGCTCACCGTCGCTCACCGACGCGACGTCTACCGGGGGCTGTGA
- the cobM gene encoding precorrin-4 C(11)-methyltransferase, giving the protein MTVYFIGAGPGAADLITVRGARTLASCGVCLYAGSLVPRELLAECPPDARLIDTANLDLDRIVAEIVRAHEEGHDVARLHSGDPSVFSAVAEQMRRLDAAGIPYEVVPGVPAFAAAAAALKRELTVPTVGQTVILTRIAQQATPMPEGEDLATLGRSGALLVLHLAARYVDRVVAELLPHYGAQCPAAVVAMASRPDELILRGTLDDIAQQVKDAGVTKTAVILVGRTLAASQFRDSHLYDPARERHAC; this is encoded by the coding sequence ATGACCGTCTACTTCATCGGCGCCGGCCCCGGCGCGGCCGACCTGATCACCGTGCGCGGCGCGCGCACCCTCGCGTCCTGCGGGGTCTGCCTGTACGCGGGCTCGCTCGTCCCGCGTGAGCTGCTCGCCGAGTGCCCGCCGGACGCGCGGCTGATCGACACCGCGAACCTGGACCTGGACCGGATCGTCGCCGAGATCGTCCGCGCCCACGAGGAGGGCCACGACGTGGCCCGGCTGCACTCCGGCGACCCGTCCGTCTTCAGCGCGGTCGCGGAGCAGATGCGGCGGCTCGACGCGGCGGGCATCCCGTACGAGGTCGTGCCCGGCGTCCCGGCGTTCGCCGCGGCCGCGGCGGCGCTGAAGCGGGAGCTGACGGTCCCGACCGTCGGCCAGACCGTCATCCTGACCCGCATCGCCCAGCAGGCCACCCCCATGCCGGAGGGCGAGGACCTCGCCACGCTGGGCCGCAGCGGCGCGCTCCTGGTCCTGCACCTCGCGGCCCGCTACGTGGACCGCGTCGTCGCCGAACTGCTCCCGCACTACGGCGCCCAGTGCCCGGCCGCGGTCGTCGCGATGGCCAGCCGCCCGGACGAACTGATCCTGCGCGGCACCCTCGACGACATCGCCCAGCAGGTGAAGGACGCCGGCGTCACCAAGACCGCCGTGATCCTCGTCGGCCGCACCCTGGCCGCCTCCCAGTTCCGCGACAGCCACCTCTACGACCCGGCCCGGGAGCGGCACGCCTGCTGA
- a CDS encoding cobalt-precorrin-5B (C(1))-methyltransferase — MSSGGGRDAQLKHTGLRPGWTTGACATAATTAAYTALLAGDFPDPVTITLPKGQTPSFALAAEELTAGAAMAGIVKDAGDDPDVTHGALVRSTVRLLPAGSGVVFRAGSGVGTVTLPGLPLEVGEPAINPVPRQMMRDHVARVAAAHGGTGDVEITVSVDHGEELARSTWNPRIGILGGLSILGTTGIVVPYSCSAWIDSIRRGVDVARAGGLTHVAGCTGSTSERTVTELYELPEIALLDMGDFAGAVLKYVRQHPVDRLTLCGGFAKLSKLAAGHLDLHSARSQVDKPFLADLARSVGASEPLAAEIAAANTGLAALRLCEAAGVPLGDAVAARARDEALSVLRGAPVTVDVVCIDRAGTMVGRSAPKGP, encoded by the coding sequence ATGAGTTCAGGCGGCGGGCGCGACGCCCAACTCAAGCACACCGGTCTGCGGCCCGGCTGGACGACCGGGGCGTGCGCGACCGCGGCGACGACCGCCGCGTACACGGCGCTGCTCGCCGGCGACTTCCCGGACCCGGTGACGATCACGCTGCCGAAGGGCCAGACGCCGTCCTTCGCGCTGGCGGCGGAGGAACTGACCGCCGGCGCGGCCATGGCCGGAATCGTCAAGGACGCCGGCGACGACCCGGACGTGACACACGGCGCGCTGGTCCGCTCGACGGTCCGGCTGCTGCCGGCCGGTTCCGGAGTGGTGTTCCGGGCCGGGTCGGGCGTGGGGACGGTGACGCTGCCGGGGCTGCCGCTGGAGGTGGGCGAGCCGGCGATCAACCCGGTGCCGCGGCAGATGATGCGCGACCACGTGGCGCGGGTGGCCGCGGCGCACGGCGGCACGGGCGACGTGGAGATCACGGTCTCCGTCGACCACGGCGAGGAGCTGGCACGTTCCACGTGGAACCCGAGGATCGGGATCCTGGGCGGCCTCTCCATCCTCGGCACGACGGGGATCGTGGTCCCGTACTCCTGCTCGGCGTGGATCGACTCCATCCGGCGGGGCGTCGACGTGGCACGGGCCGGCGGTCTCACGCATGTCGCGGGGTGCACGGGCTCCACGTCCGAGCGGACGGTGACGGAGCTGTACGAGCTCCCCGAGATCGCCCTGCTCGACATGGGCGACTTCGCGGGCGCGGTCCTCAAGTACGTCCGGCAGCACCCGGTCGACCGGCTCACCCTGTGCGGCGGCTTCGCCAAGCTGTCCAAGCTCGCCGCCGGGCATCTGGACCTGCACTCGGCCCGCTCCCAGGTCGACAAGCCCTTCCTGGCGGACCTCGCGCGCTCGGTGGGCGCGTCCGAGCCGCTGGCCGCCGAGATCGCCGCCGCCAACACGGGCCTCGCCGCCCTCCGCCTCTGCGAGGCTGCCGGCGTCCCCCTCGGCGACGCGGTGGCCGCCCGAGCCCGCGACGAGGCCCTGTCCGTCCTGCGCGGCGCCCCGGTCACGGTCGACGTCGTCTGCATCGACCGCGCGGGAACAATGGTAGGCCGCTCGGCCCCGAAGGGGCCGTAG